A window of Cohnella herbarum contains these coding sequences:
- a CDS encoding extracellular solute-binding protein, whose translation MNPTQKSTIVLLSLIMVISIILAGCSGNNDGSGNATGSQSPASSATAANTGTGEAPKEGYDDVLDIDWYVNLSWWKYPGDYGKDKFSQYIRDRFGLNINFITPAGDGSDQMSAMIATGEIPDLVTVESWLDYKTKLAKGGYLVSINELIEKYVPDFKPYEDIFNWYKESDGKTYALPNYAYSSFALKPGEQLEPNSAFTLRKDIYEQLGRPDISTADKFLDVLERVKNEVKTYDGKPLIPLQLYEFTANGNNSANWLNEYFAVPYENNDGKLINRTYDPKYWEVIKFLNEAYRRGLVSKDNFTDKRDQIVEKIASGRVFASLTAPQDFADPMRTLYTADNNAQYESFALRNYEGEDPVLTDIRGFGWLVSMVGKDSKAHERIAKLLAFLNSKEGQHMVHFGWENETYTYNADGTIQWTQQYQDALAKGDGSEKKWGMGFNLLMDWYSVKDLFPLPEKPVDIYLAEKNMKKSLVQYSYDTSAAGGKPNPDHPNRDRMLETGNRLSLFWGKELPRIIMAESEEKARAVYEDTLAKMDEMGRAELDEYNNELFQGAKEALNIERSWPLFRK comes from the coding sequence ATGAATCCTACACAGAAATCGACGATCGTACTACTCAGTCTCATTATGGTTATCTCGATCATACTCGCCGGCTGCTCCGGCAATAACGACGGTTCAGGCAATGCAACGGGATCGCAATCCCCCGCATCCAGCGCAACTGCCGCGAATACGGGCACGGGAGAGGCGCCCAAGGAAGGTTACGACGACGTGCTCGATATCGATTGGTACGTCAACCTGTCGTGGTGGAAATATCCAGGCGACTACGGAAAAGACAAATTCTCGCAATACATCCGCGATCGCTTCGGTCTGAACATCAACTTCATCACGCCGGCCGGAGACGGTTCCGATCAGATGTCGGCGATGATCGCCACGGGAGAGATTCCCGACTTGGTGACGGTCGAATCATGGTTGGACTACAAGACCAAGCTCGCCAAAGGCGGATATTTGGTTTCGATCAACGAACTCATCGAGAAGTACGTTCCGGATTTCAAACCCTACGAGGATATCTTCAATTGGTACAAAGAATCGGACGGCAAAACCTATGCCCTGCCTAACTATGCTTACTCGAGCTTTGCGCTTAAGCCGGGGGAGCAACTGGAGCCGAACAGCGCGTTCACGCTGCGCAAGGATATCTACGAACAGCTCGGAAGACCGGATATCTCTACCGCGGATAAGTTTCTGGACGTTCTCGAACGCGTCAAGAACGAAGTGAAAACCTACGACGGCAAACCGCTGATTCCGTTGCAATTATACGAGTTCACGGCGAACGGCAACAACTCCGCGAATTGGCTGAACGAATATTTCGCCGTCCCTTACGAGAATAACGACGGCAAGCTGATCAACCGCACCTACGATCCGAAATATTGGGAAGTCATCAAATTCCTGAACGAAGCGTATCGCAGAGGTTTGGTCTCCAAAGACAATTTTACGGACAAACGGGATCAGATCGTCGAGAAAATCGCCAGCGGCCGAGTGTTCGCGAGCTTAACCGCGCCGCAAGATTTCGCCGATCCGATGAGGACGCTGTATACGGCCGACAACAACGCGCAATACGAGTCGTTCGCGTTGCGCAACTACGAAGGCGAAGATCCCGTCCTGACCGACATTCGCGGATTCGGATGGTTGGTCTCGATGGTCGGCAAAGATTCCAAAGCGCACGAACGGATCGCCAAATTGCTCGCTTTCCTGAACAGCAAAGAAGGCCAGCACATGGTTCACTTCGGTTGGGAGAACGAGACGTACACGTATAACGCGGACGGCACGATCCAATGGACGCAACAATATCAAGACGCGCTCGCCAAAGGCGACGGCTCCGAGAAGAAGTGGGGCATGGGCTTCAACCTGCTGATGGACTGGTATTCCGTTAAGGACTTGTTCCCGCTGCCGGAGAAGCCGGTCGATATCTATCTCGCGGAGAAGAACATGAAGAAATCGCTCGTTCAGTACAGCTACGACACGAGCGCAGCGGGAGGAAAGCCGAACCCGGATCACCCGAACCGCGACCGAATGCTGGAAACCGGCAACCGTCTATCTTTGTTCTGGGGCAAGGAGCTACCGAGAATCATTATGGCGGAGTCGGAAGAGAAAGCCCGCGCGGTCTACGAAGATACGCTCGCCAAGATGGACGAGATGGGCAGAGCGGAGCTCGACGAGTACAACAACGAATTGTTCCAAGGCGCCAAAGAAGCTCTCAATATCGAGCGCTCGTGGCCGCTATTCCGCAAATAA
- a CDS encoding ABC transporter permease, which yields MHSSTALAKPRQSLIVRFLKQWQIQVMALCGIVFVLAFNYAPMFGIVIAFKKADYSVNLMRSLTEAPWIGWDYFKEFIHDYQFRDILLNTIGLNLLQLLINFPAPIIFAILISEIAHKRFKKIVQSITYFPHFISWIVFGGIIINMLSVETGVIVSALLKLGIISEPVSLLGEPNAFWPLIIITSIIKGLGWGSIIYLAAITSIDPTLYEAATIDGAGRFRRIWHITLPSISGTIIVFFLLSVSNLLNSSFDQLWVFQTPLNLERSEVIDTFVYKIGITQMRYSYTTAVGLFKSAVALILLVGGHLISKKIAGRGIF from the coding sequence TTGCATTCTTCGACAGCGCTGGCAAAGCCTCGTCAAAGCTTAATCGTTCGTTTTCTTAAACAATGGCAAATCCAGGTCATGGCCTTATGCGGAATCGTCTTCGTTCTCGCGTTCAATTACGCCCCTATGTTCGGCATCGTCATCGCTTTCAAGAAGGCGGATTACTCCGTTAACCTGATGAGAAGCTTGACCGAGGCGCCATGGATCGGCTGGGATTATTTCAAAGAATTCATCCACGATTATCAATTCCGGGATATTCTGCTCAATACGATCGGCCTGAACTTGCTTCAGCTGTTGATCAACTTTCCGGCACCGATTATATTCGCGATACTCATCAGCGAGATCGCGCACAAGCGGTTCAAGAAGATCGTGCAATCTATCACCTATTTTCCGCATTTTATCTCGTGGATCGTCTTCGGCGGCATCATCATCAACATGTTGTCCGTGGAGACGGGAGTCATCGTGTCCGCTCTGCTCAAGCTCGGCATCATCAGCGAGCCGGTATCGTTGCTCGGCGAACCGAACGCGTTCTGGCCTCTGATCATCATCACGTCGATTATCAAGGGACTCGGTTGGGGATCTATCATCTATTTGGCGGCGATCACCTCCATAGACCCTACCTTATACGAAGCGGCAACCATCGACGGAGCGGGGCGGTTCAGACGAATCTGGCACATTACGCTGCCCTCGATCTCCGGTACGATTATCGTCTTCTTCCTGCTGTCCGTCAGCAATCTGCTCAACTCTTCCTTTGATCAGCTGTGGGTTTTCCAAACGCCGTTAAACCTGGAACGAAGCGAAGTGATCGACACTTTCGTCTACAAGATCGGAATTACGCAGATGCGTTATTCGTATACGACGGCGGTCGGCTTGTTCAAATCGGCGGTTGCGTTGATCCTGCTCGTGGGCGGTCATCTGATCAGCAAAAAAATCGCCGGGCGCGGTATTTTCTAG
- a CDS encoding carbohydrate ABC transporter permease, producing the protein MATKRFDLFTICNYAFLAIFCLVTIYPVYFVLIGSFNDGNDYMRGGIFLFPREFSLANYQVVLQDDRLYTGFKISILRTVIGTVTSVFFTAMVAYAMSRKNLIARGPYYWIHLITLFFGGGLIPYFLVLKNLHLINSFWVYVIPTLFSVFNMIIFSSFFREIPEEIHESATVDGAGDFRIFLALFIPLSAPVLATVALWNAVGHWNSFFDAMIFTTKGDLMPLQLFLMKMIREADVISNSQYVPPQVQKKISVQTIRMAAIMISTVPILLVYPFLQRFFVTGFMVGSLKG; encoded by the coding sequence ATGGCAACCAAACGGTTCGATTTGTTCACGATTTGCAATTACGCCTTCCTGGCGATCTTCTGCCTTGTCACGATCTATCCCGTCTATTTCGTCCTGATAGGATCCTTCAACGACGGCAACGACTATATGCGAGGCGGCATCTTCTTGTTTCCGAGAGAGTTCAGCCTGGCTAACTACCAAGTCGTCTTGCAAGACGATCGGCTGTACACCGGGTTCAAGATCAGCATTCTGCGGACCGTCATCGGTACCGTTACGAGCGTATTTTTTACCGCCATGGTGGCTTATGCCATGTCCCGCAAGAACTTGATCGCTCGCGGTCCCTATTACTGGATTCACTTGATTACGCTTTTTTTCGGAGGCGGACTGATTCCCTATTTCTTGGTGTTGAAGAACCTGCACCTCATTAATTCCTTCTGGGTATACGTGATTCCGACCTTGTTCTCCGTCTTCAACATGATTATCTTCAGCTCCTTCTTCAGGGAAATTCCGGAGGAAATCCATGAATCGGCGACGGTGGACGGGGCGGGCGATTTCCGTATTTTCCTTGCTTTGTTCATTCCGCTGTCGGCTCCCGTACTCGCAACCGTGGCGTTATGGAACGCGGTCGGGCATTGGAACTCGTTCTTCGACGCGATGATCTTCACGACCAAGGGAGATTTAATGCCATTACAGCTGTTCTTGATGAAAATGATCCGGGAAGCGGACGTGATCTCGAATAGCCAATACGTGCCTCCCCAAGTGCAGAAGAAAATCAGCGTTCAGACGATCCGCATGGCCGCGATCATGATCAGTACCGTACCGATCTTGCTCGTGTACCCGTTCTTGCAGCGGTTTTTCGTGACCGGATTCATGGTGGGATCCCTTAAAGGTTAA
- a CDS encoding nucleoside hydrolase, which translates to MISFPKIPADQLVRRLEHPGRQIRMVLDTDTFNEIDDQFAIAYALKSAENMTVEALYAAPFYNELSTGPADGMEKSYQEILKIRRILNREDIPVYRGSTAYLPAADRPVESEAARDLVKRAMASDPSDPLYVVAIGAITNVASALLMEPRIIERIVLVWLGGNALHWADTKEFNLMQDLHASRLVFDCGVPLVLVPCLGVATHLQTSLSELRDYVKGKSEIGDYLYETYENCAKDHFGYSRVIWDISVIAWLNNPEWCWSSLAHSPHISEDLRWSTDPYRHLIRSVNFIRRDEVFRDLFRKIAD; encoded by the coding sequence ATGATCTCATTTCCGAAGATTCCCGCGGACCAATTGGTCCGCCGGTTGGAGCATCCCGGCCGTCAAATCCGCATGGTGCTCGATACCGACACCTTTAACGAAATCGACGATCAATTCGCGATCGCCTATGCGTTGAAGTCGGCCGAGAATATGACCGTCGAAGCCCTGTACGCCGCGCCTTTCTACAACGAGCTGTCGACGGGCCCCGCCGACGGAATGGAGAAAAGCTATCAGGAAATTCTCAAGATCCGTCGAATCCTGAATCGAGAGGACATCCCGGTGTACCGCGGTTCGACGGCTTATTTGCCTGCAGCCGATCGCCCAGTGGAGAGCGAAGCGGCACGGGATTTAGTAAAACGCGCGATGGCCAGCGATCCATCCGATCCGCTCTATGTCGTAGCCATAGGCGCGATTACGAACGTCGCATCCGCGTTGCTGATGGAGCCGCGGATCATAGAACGCATCGTCCTCGTATGGCTCGGAGGCAATGCGCTGCATTGGGCGGACACGAAAGAATTCAATCTTATGCAAGATTTGCACGCTTCCCGTCTCGTATTCGACTGCGGCGTTCCTCTCGTTCTCGTACCCTGTCTCGGAGTCGCGACCCATCTTCAAACCTCGCTGTCCGAATTGCGGGATTACGTGAAGGGCAAGAGCGAGATCGGCGATTATTTATACGAAACGTACGAGAACTGCGCGAAGGATCATTTTGGATACTCTAGAGTCATCTGGGATATTTCGGTCATCGCTTGGCTTAACAATCCGGAGTGGTGTTGGAGCTCGCTGGCGCACAGTCCGCACATCTCGGAAGATCTGAGATGGAGCACGGATCCTTACCGGCACTTGATTCGGAGCGTGAATTTCATTCGCCGGGACGAAGTGTTCCGCGATCTATTCCGCAAGATTGCGGATTAA
- the rbsK gene encoding ribokinase, translating into MRRPRIAVVGSLNMDMVVSTERMPTIGETISGKTIHYIPGGKGANQAFGCARLGAEVHMIGAVGDDMFGSEMMSNMQDNGIRTDGIGIIEGTPTGIASILHTSEDNCIVIIPGANGAVTPSRVEQSASFITQADLLLVQLEIPLESVHAALRIAKSTGVRTVLNPAPARDLPTDLLKLADYITPNETEFASLGGFKETDGQEAWQEGLADWEQRYGHKVILTRGKHGASYWKDGSAVTIPAPMVEVVDSTGAGDCLNAAFGFGLASGWSLEQSLAFAVKAASLSVTKFGAQAGMPTIEEID; encoded by the coding sequence ATGAGAAGACCCCGCATCGCGGTCGTAGGAAGCTTGAATATGGATATGGTCGTCTCGACCGAACGGATGCCGACAATCGGCGAGACGATATCCGGGAAGACGATTCATTATATCCCCGGCGGCAAAGGCGCTAACCAAGCCTTCGGCTGCGCCAGATTAGGCGCCGAGGTGCATATGATCGGCGCTGTCGGAGACGACATGTTCGGATCTGAGATGATGTCCAACATGCAAGACAACGGCATCCGGACGGACGGAATCGGGATCATCGAGGGAACGCCTACCGGAATCGCCTCGATCCTGCATACGAGCGAGGATAATTGCATCGTCATTATTCCGGGGGCGAACGGCGCGGTGACGCCGTCGAGGGTAGAGCAGTCCGCGAGTTTCATTACGCAAGCCGATCTCCTGCTCGTCCAATTGGAGATTCCGTTGGAATCGGTCCATGCGGCGCTGCGAATTGCCAAGTCGACTGGAGTACGTACGGTATTGAATCCGGCTCCGGCACGGGATTTGCCGACAGATCTGTTGAAGCTAGCCGACTATATCACTCCGAACGAGACCGAGTTCGCCAGCCTCGGAGGGTTCAAGGAAACGGACGGACAGGAAGCTTGGCAAGAAGGGTTGGCGGATTGGGAGCAACGTTATGGCCATAAGGTCATACTGACTCGGGGTAAGCATGGTGCGTCGTATTGGAAGGATGGAAGCGCAGTAACAATCCCCGCCCCGATGGTGGAAGTTGTGGATAGTACGGGGGCTGGCGATTGCTTGAATGCCGCTTTCGGGTTCGGTCTCGCTTCAGGGTGGAGCCTCGAACAATCGCTCGCATTCGCCGTTAAGGCTGCTTCTCTGTCGGTGACTAAGTTTGGGGCTCAGGCGGGGATGCCTACAATAGAAGAGATTGATTGA
- a CDS encoding AAA family ATPase codes for MLDLSNMENWLDSRPHWEQQVWFFIIKEGKLDDKKIEEVYKLLMEDFVSGKKHERTPINFKSVSKTNISEEHDQVVYLKDVINLKHVNALPSDQKLAFGKNLTLIYGENGSGKSGYSRLLSSACFSRGDKSILPNLRETKTTKSTKASADFRVTIGEEQKIINYKEDEKYDILKRFSVFDSSSVQIHINSTSNLTITPVQLKVFEYVIEAFNDLEKKLDNEKTLRRTQNPTVSRFDNESVISKFCSELDHKVSIEEINQWNYTASDVERTAVIQEELQKLRKLDVETKKKQLSLEVKEIEELVEKLENINSILNLEYITSSITYINEFNQKTDLSKKMGESSFRDEVFLTTGSEEWKSLISAAKILLDNEKKLNPKFALTKCPLCKQGLRNEELSLFERYWYFLEGKSLTELKIAKENLEKHKKLLEKIEFPKFDIDSPGARIVREMDEEYFNHLKEQIENSFVINEKIKEKTERLEVNDYPRIAPLFMEKLNTMISEIKKQIEALGNPELEIKKLEDELNLITHCKIYSQIKEEVIAYVKNQSWLKSCEGITFPRRQITTKQRELFDQIVTEEYRRKFAEESEALDCNFGVSITTRGASGSTVKELRLNISAEHKMGKILSEGEQRVCALADFLTEISLDKRNSGIIFDDPVTSLDHVRKRQIARRLVIEASRRQVIILTHDKVFLSYLADISSELDTSYEAHWIQRVGNRPGKISSNSSPKLATLAVITQEVDRLIVEAGLLDDQHQHQQQKLIDSFSLLRSGCEALIEQVLFNKTIQRHDDYIRVSNLNEVPWNDMNAGKIVDMHGQLSRFIDAHNRSDTMREEPITIEIVKSYRKKFYEIRGELNAIKKTKKSELEKQKSNSPW; via the coding sequence ATGCTCGATTTAAGTAATATGGAAAACTGGTTAGATTCACGGCCACATTGGGAACAACAAGTTTGGTTTTTTATAATTAAAGAGGGTAAGCTTGATGATAAAAAAATAGAGGAAGTTTACAAATTATTAATGGAGGACTTTGTAAGTGGGAAAAAGCATGAGCGTACCCCAATTAATTTTAAAAGTGTCTCCAAGACAAATATCTCAGAGGAGCATGATCAAGTAGTTTATCTTAAAGATGTAATTAATTTAAAGCATGTCAATGCATTGCCTTCAGATCAAAAGTTAGCATTTGGAAAAAACCTTACTTTAATATACGGTGAAAATGGGTCTGGTAAGTCTGGTTATTCACGATTACTTAGCTCTGCTTGTTTCTCACGTGGTGATAAGAGTATACTTCCAAATCTCAGAGAAACAAAGACTACAAAATCAACTAAGGCTTCAGCGGATTTTAGGGTGACTATTGGAGAAGAGCAAAAAATTATCAATTATAAAGAAGATGAGAAATACGATATCTTGAAGAGATTTTCAGTATTTGATTCTTCGAGTGTTCAAATACATATTAATAGCACATCGAATTTAACGATTACCCCAGTTCAGTTAAAGGTTTTTGAATATGTAATCGAGGCATTCAATGATTTAGAAAAGAAATTGGACAACGAAAAAACACTTCGTAGAACGCAGAACCCAACAGTAAGCCGTTTCGATAATGAAAGCGTAATATCTAAGTTTTGCAGTGAACTAGATCATAAGGTTTCAATCGAAGAAATTAATCAATGGAATTATACAGCAAGTGATGTTGAACGAACCGCAGTTATACAAGAAGAGTTACAAAAACTTCGGAAGCTAGATGTTGAAACGAAGAAAAAACAGTTAAGCCTTGAGGTTAAGGAAATCGAAGAGTTAGTTGAAAAACTAGAGAATATTAATTCGATATTAAACTTAGAGTATATAACCTCTTCAATAACGTATATTAACGAATTTAATCAAAAAACAGATCTTTCAAAAAAGATGGGAGAAAGTTCGTTCAGAGATGAAGTGTTCTTAACTACTGGATCTGAAGAGTGGAAATCGCTCATTAGTGCCGCCAAAATTTTACTCGACAATGAAAAGAAGCTCAATCCAAAATTTGCTTTGACTAAATGCCCTCTTTGTAAACAAGGCCTAAGAAATGAGGAATTATCGCTATTTGAACGTTATTGGTATTTTCTAGAAGGAAAATCTTTAACTGAGTTAAAAATTGCAAAAGAAAACTTAGAGAAACATAAAAAGCTACTCGAAAAAATTGAGTTTCCAAAATTCGATATTGATTCTCCAGGAGCAAGAATTGTTAGAGAAATGGATGAGGAGTATTTCAATCATCTAAAAGAACAGATTGAGAATTCATTCGTAATTAATGAAAAAATTAAGGAGAAAACAGAGCGTCTGGAAGTAAATGATTACCCGAGAATTGCACCGTTATTTATGGAGAAATTAAATACTATGATATCAGAAATTAAAAAGCAAATTGAAGCACTAGGCAATCCAGAGTTAGAAATTAAAAAGTTAGAAGATGAATTGAATCTAATTACGCATTGTAAAATATACTCTCAAATAAAAGAAGAAGTCATTGCGTATGTTAAAAACCAGTCTTGGCTAAAGTCATGTGAAGGAATAACATTTCCTAGACGGCAAATAACAACGAAACAAAGAGAACTATTCGATCAAATTGTTACTGAAGAATATAGACGTAAATTTGCTGAAGAAAGTGAAGCATTGGATTGTAACTTTGGAGTATCCATAACTACAAGAGGGGCAAGTGGTTCAACGGTCAAAGAATTGAGGTTGAACATTTCGGCTGAACATAAAATGGGAAAGATATTAAGTGAAGGAGAACAAAGAGTTTGTGCGCTGGCCGATTTTTTGACGGAGATTTCACTCGATAAGCGGAACAGTGGAATCATATTTGACGACCCAGTGACATCTTTGGATCATGTAAGAAAGAGACAAATTGCTCGCAGGCTAGTCATTGAAGCTTCAAGACGTCAAGTAATAATCCTCACTCATGATAAAGTCTTTTTAAGTTATCTTGCTGATATATCTTCAGAACTTGACACTTCATACGAAGCCCATTGGATTCAGCGTGTTGGAAATCGCCCAGGGAAGATATCTTCAAATAGCAGCCCTAAACTTGCTACTCTTGCAGTAATAACTCAAGAAGTTGATCGATTAATTGTTGAAGCAGGTCTTTTAGATGATCAACATCAGCACCAGCAACAAAAACTTATTGATAGTTTTAGTTTGCTTAGGAGTGGTTGCGAAGCCCTGATAGAGCAAGTTCTATTCAATAAAACTATCCAACGACATGATGACTATATACGCGTAAGTAACCTCAACGAAGTGCCATGGAACGATATGAATGCGGGAAAAATAGTAGATATGCACGGTCAACTCTCTAGATTTATTGATGCGCATAATCGTAGTGATACAATGCGTGAAGAGCCAATTACAATTGAGATTGTAAAATCGTATCGGAAAAAGTTTTATGAAATTAGAGGTGAATTAAATGCCATCAAAAAAACTAAAAAATCAGAACTAGAAAAACAAAAATCCAACTCACCATGGTAA
- a CDS encoding restriction endonuclease, whose translation MAKTYASEGKEVAYILRGLFIIGGLALFFNIPGLHWGFFFGILIGAVIIAEFLGAMWATKRRSSQKRVKKKVAISTGSPAKSPSVTKLNDQQLIQANVDTLSGADFERLMEMYYRGQGYSVERIGGAGDHEVDLIIKGKEGYKIAVQCKCWKKDVGNDIVLRLKAGKQVHGCYDAWIVTTSNFTKAAKEAADRLNIKLINGLILQDKLNRWRKGFKVH comes from the coding sequence ATGGCGAAGACATATGCTTCGGAGGGCAAAGAAGTAGCGTACATCTTGAGGGGCTTATTCATTATTGGAGGATTGGCGCTATTTTTCAACATTCCAGGACTACATTGGGGCTTCTTCTTTGGAATATTGATAGGAGCGGTAATCATAGCGGAATTCCTTGGTGCAATGTGGGCAACGAAACGGCGTTCTTCTCAAAAGCGTGTAAAAAAGAAAGTAGCAATATCCACAGGAAGTCCTGCTAAATCTCCCAGTGTAACCAAGCTTAATGATCAACAACTAATTCAAGCAAATGTAGATACGTTATCTGGTGCCGATTTTGAAAGGCTCATGGAGATGTACTATAGGGGTCAAGGCTATTCAGTTGAACGGATCGGCGGCGCGGGAGACCATGAGGTTGATCTAATTATTAAGGGTAAAGAGGGCTACAAGATCGCTGTTCAATGCAAATGCTGGAAGAAAGATGTCGGCAATGACATCGTGCTGCGGTTAAAAGCGGGTAAACAGGTCCATGGCTGTTATGATGCTTGGATAGTGACCACTAGCAACTTTACAAAAGCGGCTAAGGAAGCGGCAGATCGACTAAATATTAAGCTGATTAATGGTTTGATCTTGCAAGATAAGTTGAATAGGTGGCGAAAAGGGTTCAAAGTTCACTGA
- a CDS encoding ATP-binding protein, whose product MTLGQIEVKLSNEHLNKFSKAKSIRALAELLWNALDADATEISVQFERNRLGGIEHIVITDNGEGIHYGLIQDRFGKLGGSHKIKNKNSPRGRRYHGKLGQGRYNGFALGKNIEWVSIFKDNDELYEFNIIGRLGKMNYFQLSNPDKVIRDGTGVRVSVSELYDEKVNEIADSTRLAQELTLIFAPYLLAYSGIIINIDGIFLDPSKVIVSQQDYSISTTYQTKVISGNLKVIEWSTGATKNLYLCNNEGIAYEEEASGVKTTGGFPHTAYLQSDIVESLVNDNQIEVREMTPEYNVLRDEAYEILKTIYRDRLANEASKEVKKLKEERVYPYIGEAHSIIEIAERQVFDICAVKINQYLPDFGKMNKGSKQFTYRILKEALQANPTSLSKILNEVLNLPVDQREEFAAILEKTSLVSIINTTKLISDRISFINGLEQILFTDEYHKRLKERSQLHKILLGELWLFGEQYSYAYDDISLKNALKKHLQLLGRSDQAEEVDYARIKDLNDIPDIGLYRQCVTGGGDHFENLVIELKRPSCVIGQDELNQIEKYAVAIEENEYFDKDKTKWKIVLLGIRMDKFAAKKVTQSDRDPGLLYRGNNMEVWVKEWKQVIQDAKGKHRYLQDKLELSVKDNEEGMRYLKEKYSKYLPD is encoded by the coding sequence ATGACATTGGGACAAATTGAGGTAAAACTTTCCAATGAACATCTCAATAAATTTTCTAAAGCAAAATCTATTAGGGCTTTGGCGGAATTGCTTTGGAATGCTCTTGATGCAGATGCTACAGAGATTAGTGTGCAATTTGAGAGAAACCGACTTGGAGGAATTGAGCATATAGTTATTACAGACAATGGAGAAGGAATACACTATGGTCTTATTCAAGATCGTTTTGGAAAATTAGGCGGCTCTCATAAGATAAAAAATAAGAATAGTCCTAGAGGTAGAAGATATCATGGAAAGTTAGGACAAGGTCGTTACAATGGGTTTGCCTTAGGCAAAAACATAGAGTGGGTAAGTATCTTTAAGGATAACGATGAATTATATGAGTTTAATATCATAGGTCGATTGGGGAAAATGAACTACTTCCAATTGTCTAATCCAGATAAAGTAATTAGGGATGGAACAGGTGTCAGAGTCAGTGTTTCAGAGTTATATGATGAGAAGGTTAATGAGATTGCCGATAGTACCAGACTAGCTCAGGAATTGACATTGATCTTTGCGCCTTATTTACTTGCATATAGTGGAATTATCATTAATATTGATGGAATCTTTTTAGATCCTAGCAAAGTTATTGTATCACAGCAAGACTATAGTATAAGCACCACATACCAAACTAAAGTTATTAGCGGTAACTTGAAAGTAATTGAATGGAGTACTGGTGCAACTAAGAATTTATATTTGTGCAACAATGAAGGGATTGCTTATGAGGAAGAGGCATCAGGAGTTAAGACTACGGGAGGATTTCCCCATACTGCTTATCTTCAAAGTGACATTGTGGAGAGTTTGGTAAACGACAATCAAATAGAAGTTCGAGAAATGACTCCTGAGTATAATGTTCTTAGGGATGAAGCATATGAAATTCTAAAAACGATTTATCGAGACCGATTAGCAAATGAAGCATCCAAGGAGGTGAAAAAACTTAAAGAAGAAAGAGTATATCCATACATTGGAGAGGCCCACTCAATTATTGAAATTGCAGAAAGGCAGGTATTCGATATTTGTGCAGTCAAGATTAATCAATATCTGCCTGATTTCGGTAAGATGAATAAGGGTTCTAAACAGTTTACATACCGAATTCTTAAGGAAGCCTTGCAAGCAAATCCTACTAGTCTTAGCAAGATACTAAATGAAGTATTAAATCTACCAGTGGATCAACGGGAAGAATTTGCAGCCATTCTCGAGAAGACGAGTTTGGTGTCTATTATCAACACAACCAAATTAATATCAGACCGCATATCGTTTATCAACGGGCTTGAACAAATACTATTTACTGATGAATATCACAAGCGGTTAAAAGAAAGAAGTCAATTGCATAAAATTCTGTTAGGAGAGCTATGGCTTTTCGGTGAGCAGTATTCATATGCTTATGATGATATTTCCTTGAAGAATGCTCTTAAGAAGCACCTCCAACTACTCGGTAGAAGTGATCAAGCAGAAGAGGTAGATTATGCAAGGATCAAAGATTTAAATGATATTCCTGATATTGGTTTATATCGACAGTGCGTAACTGGTGGCGGCGACCACTTTGAGAATTTGGTTATTGAACTTAAAAGACCCTCTTGTGTGATAGGTCAAGATGAACTAAATCAGATTGAGAAGTACGCAGTAGCAATAGAAGAGAATGAGTATTTTGACAAGGATAAGACTAAGTGGAAAATTGTTTTGCTTGGAATCAGAATGGATAAGTTTGCTGCAAAAAAGGTTACTCAGTCAGATAGAGACCCTGGATTGCTATATCGCGGAAATAATATGGAAGTTTGGGTGAAAGAGTGGAAGCAAGTTATTCAAGATGCTAAAGGTAAGCACAGATACCTTCAGGACAAGCTAGAGCTATCTGTTAAAGATAACGAAGAAGGTATGAGGTATCTGAAGGAGAAGTATAGTAAATATTTACCTGACTAG